From Streptomyces asiaticus, one genomic window encodes:
- a CDS encoding response regulator transcription factor: MMPTSPHGRTELLRPDGSPVRVLVVDDESALADLLSMALRYEGWEVRTAGDGAEAIRITRELRPDAVVLDIMLPDMDGLAVLGRLRRELPDVPVLFLTARDAVEDRIAGLTAGGDDYVTKPFSLEEVVARLRGLLRRSGAAAARSESVLAVGDLILDEDSHEVSRGGQEIHLTATEFELLRYLMRNPRRVLSKTQILDRVWSYDFGGQANVVELYISYLRRKIDAGRSPMIHTRRGAGYLIKPGE; encoded by the coding sequence ATGATGCCGACCTCGCCTCATGGGCGTACCGAGCTGCTGCGCCCCGACGGGAGCCCCGTCCGGGTGCTGGTTGTGGACGACGAGTCGGCGCTCGCCGACCTGCTGTCGATGGCCCTGCGCTACGAGGGGTGGGAGGTGCGCACCGCGGGCGACGGCGCGGAGGCGATCCGGATCACCCGTGAGCTGCGCCCGGACGCGGTGGTCCTGGACATCATGCTGCCCGATATGGACGGGCTCGCGGTGCTGGGGCGGCTGCGCCGCGAACTGCCCGATGTCCCGGTGCTGTTCCTGACCGCGCGGGACGCGGTGGAGGACCGGATCGCGGGGCTGACGGCGGGCGGCGACGACTACGTCACCAAGCCGTTCAGCCTGGAGGAGGTCGTCGCCCGGCTGCGCGGGCTGCTGCGCAGGTCGGGGGCGGCGGCCGCGCGCAGCGAGTCGGTGCTGGCCGTCGGCGATCTGATCCTGGACGAGGACAGCCATGAGGTGTCGCGCGGGGGACAGGAGATCCATCTCACCGCGACCGAGTTCGAGCTGCTGCGCTATCTCATGCGCAATCCGCGCCGGGTGCTCAGCAAGACGCAGATCCTCGACCGGGTCTGGAGCTATGACTTCGGCGGCCAGGCCAACGTGGTCGAGCTCTACATCTCGTATCTGCGGCGCAAGATCGACGCGGGGCGCAGCCCGATGATCCACACCCGGCGGGGCGCCGGGTATCTGATCAAGCCCGGGGAGTAG
- a CDS encoding LLM class F420-dependent oxidoreductase gives MTSRPALGKIGIWTAALKTDYAPSEQIGEAVAELDELGYGAVWLGGSPSPDQAGVLLDATSRITVATGILSIWDHEAAYVAERHTALNAAHDGRFLLGLGVSHSALAGERYQRPYTAMKEYLNALDSAPTPVPATQRVLAALGPKMLKLSRDRAAGAHPYLVTPEHTAEARDVLGEEAVLAPELKVVLDTDLDRARATARDYLGRYLALPNYINNFKRLGFEDADFADGGSDRLLSAMYALGDAETIRARVDEFLAAGADHLAIQVVSDDQALPREQWRTLAEALPLDKS, from the coding sequence ATGACTTCTCGTCCCGCACTTGGCAAGATCGGTATCTGGACCGCGGCCCTGAAGACGGACTACGCCCCGTCGGAGCAGATCGGCGAGGCGGTGGCCGAGCTGGACGAGCTGGGGTACGGCGCCGTCTGGCTCGGTGGCAGCCCCAGCCCGGATCAGGCCGGAGTCCTGCTGGACGCCACCTCCCGGATCACCGTCGCGACCGGGATCCTGAGCATCTGGGACCACGAGGCGGCCTACGTCGCCGAGCGGCACACCGCGCTCAACGCGGCCCATGACGGCCGCTTCCTCCTCGGCCTCGGCGTGAGCCACAGCGCGCTCGCCGGTGAGCGCTACCAGCGCCCGTACACGGCGATGAAGGAGTACCTGAACGCGCTGGACTCCGCCCCGACCCCGGTCCCCGCGACCCAGCGGGTCCTGGCCGCCCTCGGCCCCAAGATGCTCAAGCTGTCCCGTGACCGCGCGGCCGGCGCGCATCCGTACCTCGTCACCCCGGAGCACACCGCCGAGGCCCGTGACGTCCTCGGCGAGGAGGCCGTGCTCGCGCCGGAGCTGAAGGTCGTCCTCGACACGGACCTGGACCGCGCCCGCGCCACCGCCCGCGACTACCTCGGCCGGTACCTGGCGCTGCCCAACTACATCAACAACTTCAAGCGGCTGGGCTTCGAGGACGCGGACTTCGCGGACGGCGGCAGCGACCGTCTTCTCTCCGCCATGTACGCCCTCGGCGACGCGGAGACGATCCGGGCGCGCGTGGACGAGTTCCTGGCCGCGGGCGCGGACCACCTCGCGATCCAGGTGGTGAGCGACGACCAGGCGCTCCCCCGCGAGCAGTGGCGCACGCTGGCCGAGGCGCTGCCGCTGGACAAGAGCTGA
- a CDS encoding amidohydrolase family protein produces MDDPAVVSVRRFWQDLGLPGLIDVHTHFMPQRVLDKVWAFFDAVEPRWHITYREEEDERLATLRAFGVRAFTSMLYPHKPDMARWLNGWAADFAARTPDCLHTATFFPEPGVEGYVRAALEGGARVFKAHVQVGAYDPGDALLDPVWGMLAESGTPVVIHCGSGPHPGKYTGPEPVGRVLARHPRLRLIVAHMGLPEYTDFLGLAERYEEVHLDTTMAFTDFTERQWPFPRSEQGRLAALGDRVLFGSDFPNIPYGYRHALDALTRVGQDEEWLRGVCYGNAARLFGI; encoded by the coding sequence ATGGACGATCCAGCAGTGGTGTCGGTGCGGCGGTTCTGGCAGGACCTCGGGCTGCCCGGACTCATCGATGTGCACACCCACTTCATGCCCCAGCGCGTACTGGACAAGGTCTGGGCCTTCTTCGACGCCGTCGAGCCCCGCTGGCACATCACCTACCGCGAGGAGGAGGACGAACGCCTCGCGACGCTAAGGGCCTTCGGGGTGCGGGCCTTCACCTCGATGCTCTACCCGCACAAGCCCGACATGGCGCGCTGGCTGAACGGCTGGGCGGCCGATTTCGCCGCCCGTACGCCCGACTGTCTGCACACCGCGACCTTCTTCCCCGAACCCGGTGTGGAGGGGTACGTGCGCGCGGCGCTCGAGGGCGGGGCGCGGGTGTTCAAGGCCCATGTGCAGGTGGGGGCGTACGACCCGGGCGACGCGCTGCTCGACCCGGTGTGGGGCATGCTCGCCGAGAGCGGGACGCCGGTCGTCATCCACTGCGGCTCGGGCCCCCACCCCGGCAAGTACACCGGACCGGAGCCGGTGGGGCGGGTGCTGGCCCGTCATCCTCGGCTGCGCCTGATCGTCGCGCATATGGGGCTGCCGGAGTACACGGACTTTCTGGGGCTGGCGGAGCGGTACGAGGAGGTCCACCTGGACACCACGATGGCCTTCACCGACTTCACCGAGCGCCAGTGGCCGTTTCCGCGGTCGGAGCAGGGGAGGCTGGCCGCCCTCGGGGACAGGGTGCTGTTCGGGAGCGACTTCCCCAACATCCCGTACGGATACCGGCATGCGCTGGACGCGCTGACGCGGGTCGGGCAGGACGAGGAGTGGCTGCGCGGGGTGTGTTACGGGAACGCGGCGCGGCTGTTCGGGATATGA
- a CDS encoding response regulator transcription factor, whose protein sequence is MTIRVLLADDQTLLRATFRILIDSCEDMTVVGEASDGAEALELTRAHHPDIVLMDIRMPGTDGLAATSAICAAPELAATRVLILTTFETEDYVAQALRAGASGFLGKDVTADTLLAGLRTVASGEALLSPAATRTLITNFLMSPAPDAHLAPPQRLSELTGREREVMGLAAEGKSNTEIAEVLTLSPLTVRTHIHRAMTKLGARDRAQLVVIAYQTGLVRATPPAL, encoded by the coding sequence ATGACCATCAGGGTGCTGCTCGCCGACGACCAGACCTTGCTGCGGGCCACCTTCCGGATCCTGATCGACTCCTGCGAGGACATGACGGTGGTCGGCGAGGCGTCGGACGGCGCGGAGGCGCTGGAGCTGACCCGCGCCCACCACCCCGACATCGTCCTCATGGACATCCGGATGCCGGGCACGGACGGTCTCGCCGCCACCTCCGCGATCTGCGCCGCCCCGGAGCTGGCCGCCACCCGCGTCCTCATCCTGACGACGTTCGAGACCGAGGACTACGTCGCCCAGGCGCTGCGCGCCGGTGCCAGCGGCTTCCTGGGCAAGGACGTCACCGCCGACACCCTGCTGGCCGGTCTGCGCACGGTGGCTTCCGGCGAGGCGCTGCTGTCACCCGCCGCGACCCGCACCCTCATCACGAACTTCCTCATGTCCCCCGCCCCCGACGCCCACCTCGCGCCCCCACAACGCCTGTCGGAGCTCACTGGCCGCGAGCGCGAGGTGATGGGCCTGGCCGCCGAGGGCAAGTCCAACACCGAGATCGCCGAGGTCCTCACGCTCAGCCCGCTGACCGTGCGCACCCATATCCACCGCGCGATGACGAAGCTGGGCGCCCGCGACCGCGCCCAACTGGTGGTCATCGCCTACCAGACGGGCCTGGTACGGGCGACTCCGCCCGCACTGTGA